The sequence GGTATTTATGTTAGAGGAGGAATAACTTCAAATAATCCATATCCTGAAAGAGGATTACAATTCGCTTGTAATTATTTTTCAAATAATAGTATTGATATCCATTTATCTTTCGGATCATTAATACAAAGGGTACAGGGCAGTGATTCTAAAGGTTCTGATAATGATTTTTCAGAAAATGCAATATATAATATTCAAAAAGATAATACAAAACAATTAATATATAAGTACGGGCTCGATAATTATCATTATCCTACTACCAATACTAATACTTTTGTAACTGAGGTAGTATCGGTCATAAACAATTGTCAATCTACTTTATGTAGTAATACAGCCGTTGATAAAAGCAATGAAAATTATAAAAAAGATATTGAAATCTATTCTCAGCTAAATGAAAAATATTCCTCACAACTAAATATCTTCTACTCTAAAGATTATGATAAGGTTATTGAATATTATGATAACGGAATAATTTTAGATGAAACACTTTTACTTGCTGCAACGGATATGCATGAGGAATTATTGGAAATCAGTTGGCAAATGGCAAAGATCAGTAATAATGCTTTGCAGACAATTAAAACGGATACAATTTATGATCTTAATAAACTAAGTGAATGGTATAATGTAATTAACACTTTAAATGCAAAATATTCCCTTGCGGAAACATATTATCAAATGGGTAAATATGAAGACGCATTAAAAATTTTAGAAACAATTCCGAAAATTTTTTATCTTAACGAACAAGAGCTTTACGAGCATACCAATTACATAAATTTCTTTGAATTTAAGAACAAACTCCATAAATCTGGTAGAAACTATTTCGAAATGAGAGAAGATGAAATTAAGGAACTTACAGAGATAGCAATGTTAAATACCGGAGTTTCTTCTTTGATGGCACAAGGTATTTTATGTTTCTTCCATGATATTTGCATTAATTTGGAAGAGAAACCTCTTGAGAAAAGCATTTTTGTAATTGACAATGAACAATTGATAATCAACAATAAAAATAATAATAACGATGTATACGTTTACCCAAATCCAGGAAAAGATTACATTATTGTTATTTGCGAGATTGAGAATAATAATTTTGAGTTATTTAATATAAACGGCTCAAAACAAATCTCAATCAAACTTCAAAAAGGATCCAACACAATTAATACTTCATTCTTAAAACAAGGAGTTTATATTTATAAAGTTATTGTAGAAGATAAAGTAATTTCCGGCAAATGGGTAAAACAATGAAATATTGAAAATTAACAATTAGGTATTTCTATTGCGGAATGCTTTAAATTTGTTAATTATGGAAATTATTTTTTTATCTTGTCTATAAATTACCTCATAATTCCATACAAACATTACATAACCAGAAATCATTAAAGCATTGGTCTTTAATTTTTTTATCCTATTGCAAATTAAATTAAATATTTGTTACTTTGCACGAAAATTTATAAACAATATGAGTATAAGCGATTTTATTGACTCGGTTAGGTCACAAGTCAATGAACTGGAAAATTTAGACGAATTAATGGAACGATCTGATAACGAGGATGAGGAGGCGATGTGCCGGCTCGGTCTAATTTATGAAAAGCTGTTATGTATTGCCGAAGACGACTCCGAGTCGGATTCCGATTTATGCGATGATCTTAGAGATGCAATGGAAGACTATATGTATAATTCGGCTGAGCTTGGCTTTGTTGAAGCTCAAGAATGGGTTAATAATTACCGCGATGACGACGGTAAATGGGATGTCTATATATAACAGATTCTGATATAACCCATCACAACAAATTTGTTACATAAGCAAATAAAATATCATGTGCTTACATACATACGATTAATTTTAACATCAATGAATTCAAGATATTTAAGTATGAAAAAAATATTGATAAAATTTTTAGCTGCAATAATAATTCTTATTGGAGCAACTTCTTGTTGGCCGCCCGAAGAAACAGAATTCGACAGCTCTTTATTAACAGGGAAATGGCAATCAAATACATTATTTGAAAGATATTTCAGCGATGGCACAGGCTATACCTGGGATACTGCCGATGATGTTTATGAGGATGAAGCTCAACCGTTTGAATGGACTTTAGAGAAAAGTACGTTAACCCAGATTCATTTAATGGAAATGGGCGGTGTAGTTCCCAAAACTTATACAGTAACCGAACTCACCAATTCGACTTTTAAGTATAAAGACAGTTTTACAAAATCCTATTCTTTTAGCAAAGTCAATTAAATTTACAATAAAACCCCATCAAGGTAAATTTGCAACTTAAGTAAATGAACCAAGGATGCAAACACACGTCACTTATTAAAATAATAATGACGATATTAATATAATTCATGTGGTTAACATATGACGATTCAAATAAAAATAAATGGTTAAAATTATTTTCATATGAAAAAAGCATTAAAAATAATCGGAATTACCTTGTTATCTATCATAGGTGTATTATTAATCGTCATTTGTATTGTTTTCTGGTTAGCTCTTACACCAAAAAGAATCACTCCTATTGTCAATAATCAAGTAGAAAAATTTATTAATGCGGAAACAAAATTGGGGGAAATAGACTTGACATTATTTCGTACTTTCCCTAAAGCCGGAATAAAAATAAATAATCTCTTCATTATCAATCCTGTCGAAGGTTCTCCGTCTGATACGCTCGTTTATGTTGAATCCTGTATTCTCTCTTTCAACTTAAAAGAATTTCTCAAAAATGATGTACTCAATGTAGATAATATATATCTGGAAAACGGTTTCGCAAATATTTTTATTAATTGCGATAATCAATCTAATTTCGATATATTTAACACATCATCAGAGGAAACGGAAGATTCTGGTGAATTTAAAATGCCATTTGTAGAATATCTTTTAGAGAAACTATATATAAAAAATCTAAATGTCTTATATGAAGATTGTCCGAACCATCTTTCTGCAGAATTAAATAATTTTTCAACCAACAGTCATGTTCAGGGAAATGATTCGCGTATCGACGGCAAAATTGATATTTCAACCGATAATATTTATTTTAGTTATAATGAATCGGATTCAAGTAATATTAATGCCGTATTAAGTAAATCAAAGTTCATTATCGATGGAGTTTACAAAGACAACATTTTAGAAGGTTCAATGCAGGCTAACTTTCCTGAAACTTCACTTAAAATGGATAATGTGGATTATTTGAACTCGAGTACAATGAGTTTAAATTTTCCATTTTATCTTGATTTTAATCGTAAGCATTTTGATATAAAGCAACTTATATTAAATTTCGAAGAAAATATTATCACTTTAAAAGGTACTACCGACTTAAATTATAATAATACAGATGATATTCTTGTAAATGTTGATTTCGGCACTAGTAAATTAATTATTGAAAATATTTTACCTTTAATTCCGAAACCCTTTTTAAACTTGCTCGAAGGAATTGATGTCGGCGGCGCTATTACTATTGACGGTTCCGTTAACGGAATCTTTAATGAAAACTTAATGCCGAAAATCAAAATCAACGCTTTATACGATGAAGGAAAATTTTCTTATTCGGGGCTTGACTACAATTTCAGAGATGTTTACGCTAAACTCAGTGCCGATATTGATATATCCGATAATCTTAAATACGACGCAAACATTGAAAAGCTGAGTGCTAAAACATTAAGCAGCAGCTTCGATATTTCAGGAAAAGTAACGGATACAACGGGTAATATTTTTTGTAATCTGAAATTAAACAGTAACTTAAATCTTCCTGATGCACAAAGAATGATTCCGGAAGACATGACAATCGAGATGTCTGGCAAAGCAAAACTTTCAGCTAATGCAAGATTCAAATTAGATGATGTTTTAAATATGAATCTGATGAAGACGAGTATCTCCGGAAGAGTAATTTTATCTGATTTGGACGTGTTTTATGAAGACAGCATTAAGCTTGTCTCCCCAAATTTAGATATTCTTTTTGCAATACCTAATCAAGCCAAAAACCTTTCGTTTAAAGAGCTTATCCGGGCTGATATTGTAAGCAGCGGAATTATTGCGGACATTTCCGATAATATCCATGCCGATCTAAAAGACATAAACTTAACCGTAGGCGTTTCAAATATCTTAGATACAATTCAACCGGTTTCCGTAAAAGGAAGCTTTGAAATGTCTAAAATAATTGCTTCAATGGATACAATAAATGCTAATATTTCCGATGCTATCGGAAGTTTCAGCATGATTCCTTCGAAAGAAAATCGTGAGATTGTAAATTACAATGTTGAATATTTCAGCAATGATCTTAATGCCAACATGGGAAGTACTTATAAAATAAGAACTGCTGCCGTCGGCATTAAAGCTTCGGCAAAATATGATGAAAAACAAAAAAATATTTTGCTGCAATGGAATCCCGAATTTGATTTTGATATTAGCGAAGGTAAAATTGAAATTCCTGATATAGAATATCCTATTTTTGTTCCGAATTTAAAAATGGATTACGATTCCAAAGTATTTAATATTCACGACGGTAATTTTGTAATCGGCAATTCCGCCTTCCATTTAAAAGGTGATGTAAAAAATGTCGACGGATATCTAAGGGATTCTACATTATTAACTGCCGTTTTTGATTTTACTTCGGATAATACTGATGTAAATCAACTGATGGACTTAGTAAACGGCTTCGGGGCCGATTCTACGGACATTAATGATGTTGAACTGGAATCTCCTGAGGATAATCCATTTATGGTTCCGAAAGGAATTGATTTCAGGTTAAACACTTTAATTAAGAAAGCTACAATCGGAGAAACAGTCCTTGAATCTCTCGGCGGGCATGTAACTGTTAAAGACGGAGTTCTCGTGCTTGAAGAAATGGGGTTTACGACAAGAGCCGCACGAATGGAGCTAACAGCGATGTACCGCTCGCAAAGGAAAAATCATCTTTTCGTAGGTTTCGATCTCCGTCTTCTTGATATTGATATCGAAGAATTAATTGATATCATTCCCTATGTTGACAGTATTTTACCAATGTTGAAATCGTTCAAGGGAAATGCCGAGTTTTATCTTGATGCGGAAACTTATTTAACATCTGCATACAAACCTAAAATGTCAACATTAAGGGCTTCTTCATCAATTACAGGTAAAAATTTAGTTTTATTAGACAGTGATGTTTTTTCACAAATATCAAAATTATTAATGTTCAGTAAGAAAACTGAAAATCTTGTAGACAGTGTTGCGGTGGAATTAACTGTTTTCAAAGATGAGGTTGATTTATATCCTTTCTTGATAAGTATAGATAAATATCAGGCTGTAGTTGCGGGAAGACATAATATAGATAAAGACTTTTCTTGTGATTATCATATCTCTATTACCGATACACCTTTGCCGATACGGTTGGGATTAGAGGTTTCGGGACCGGTTAGTGATTTGAAATTCAAATTAGTTCCTACTCAATATGCTAATTTATATAATCCGAAAAAACGTAATGTGGTACAAGCACAAACATTGCGTTTACAACAAATGATACGAGATTCACTAAGAGATAATTTGAAATAATATTAACAACAACATTTTGAACTACTTTTAACTCAAAATGACAGCTTGTTCTTCATCTTTGATTTTTATTCCTATTCTGTGCTTTGATTTGCATTTTTAGTTTTCAAACTTTCGCGCTTAATCAGAATCGCCTTGACTCCCAACCATATTGCAGTCGCTATTAAAATTCCTAATATCGTTCCGCATAAAACATCGCCGGGATAATGAACTCCAAGATAAATCCTGCTATAGCCTATTACTGCTCCCCAAATAAAAAGCAACCAAATATACTTGTAATACTTTCTAAGTACAAAAAAAGCATACGTTGCTATACCGAATAAATTTGTTGCGTGGGATGAAACAAAACCGTATCTGCCGCCACATTTATCTTTCACAATATGAACTAATCCGGCAAGACTTTCATCATGGCACGGACGTAATCTTCCGACCAGAGGTTTTATGATATGTGCCGAAATCATGTCTGTACAAGCAATCAGCACAACTACTCCCAATAAAATAATTACGGATTTTTTTTTGTATTTTTTGATGATAAAATAAACCAGCAAGATAAATAAAGGTATCCAAGTTACGGTTGTAGTAATAATATCAAAGAACCCATCAAAGAAATTATTATGAATACCGTTTAAAAACAGGAAAATCTGTTTATCAAGTTTATCTAAATACTGCCACATTATTCATTAAGTATTTTCCAGAGCTTGTCTTTCAAAGAATCAATATTATACATTGTTACTGAAGAAATAAAAATATTGTCAATATTTTTGGGTAATGTTCTTTTAGCCGATTTAATCATTTCATCATCAGCTATATCAGATTTAGTTACCGCAAGCAATCGCGGTTTATCAAGTAATTCAGGATTATATTTTTTCAATTCCTTCAGTAGAATTTGATATTCTTTGGAAATGCTTTGGGCACTAACAGGTACCATAAATAATAATACTGCATTTCGTTCAATATGCCTTAAAAATCTGTGTCCCAAACCCTTTCCTTTATGTGCTCCTTCAATAATCCCCGGTATATCCGCAATAACAAAAGAGTTTTCTCCGTGATACTGCACCATTCCGAGGTTTGGAACTATTGTTGTAAAAGGATAATCGGCAATCTCGGGTTTTGCGGCAGACATAACCGATAATAAAGTAGATTTTCCCGCATTAGGAAATCCGACCAGACCAACGTCGGCAAGAATTTTTAATTCAAGGATTATCCAGCCTTCCTGACCTTCTTCACCGGGTTGAGCAAATTTAGGAGCTTGGAAAGTCGCACTTTTGAAATGATCATTTCCCATACCGCCTCTGCCGCCGTGTTTTAGAATCAGTTCGTTACCTTCATCAACAACTTCACCAATTATTTCGCCTGTTTCGGCATCTTTCGCAACTGTTCCCAACGGAACGTAAAGATAAACATCTCCGCCGTTTTTTCCTGTTTTCAGATTTGATGAGCCTGAGCCTCCATTCTCCGCGTGGATGTGTTTGGTGTATTTCAAATGTAATAAAGTCCATTTGTGCGGGTCTGCTTTAATAATAATATTTCCACCTCTACCGCCGTTTCCGCCGTCGGGGCCGCCTCGCGGATTCTTCTTCGATCTGTGGAAATGCATAGAACCGCTACCTCCATTGCCCGATTTACAAAATATTTTTACGTAATCAACAAAATTCGATTGTGGCATAAAATTAACTATAAATATATTTATCAATAAAATTTTTCATTTGGAGATGAATTTCAGTAATATTGCCTTCTCCGTTCACGGCAAAATATTTTCCCGTTTTTTTGTAATAATCTATAACAGGTTTTGTTTTAACATAATATTCATTCAAACGATGTTTAATACTTTCCTCATTATCGTCGTGTCTTCCGGAGGTTTTTCCTCTTGCCAGAATCCTTTTTATCAAAGTTTTTTCGCTCACTTCCAAATCAATCATTCCGATAAAATCAACATTGTATTCTTT comes from Bacteroidales bacterium and encodes:
- a CDS encoding AsmA family protein, with translation MKKALKIIGITLLSIIGVLLIVICIVFWLALTPKRITPIVNNQVEKFINAETKLGEIDLTLFRTFPKAGIKINNLFIINPVEGSPSDTLVYVESCILSFNLKEFLKNDVLNVDNIYLENGFANIFINCDNQSNFDIFNTSSEETEDSGEFKMPFVEYLLEKLYIKNLNVLYEDCPNHLSAELNNFSTNSHVQGNDSRIDGKIDISTDNIYFSYNESDSSNINAVLSKSKFIIDGVYKDNILEGSMQANFPETSLKMDNVDYLNSSTMSLNFPFYLDFNRKHFDIKQLILNFEENIITLKGTTDLNYNNTDDILVNVDFGTSKLIIENILPLIPKPFLNLLEGIDVGGAITIDGSVNGIFNENLMPKIKINALYDEGKFSYSGLDYNFRDVYAKLSADIDISDNLKYDANIEKLSAKTLSSSFDISGKVTDTTGNIFCNLKLNSNLNLPDAQRMIPEDMTIEMSGKAKLSANARFKLDDVLNMNLMKTSISGRVILSDLDVFYEDSIKLVSPNLDILFAIPNQAKNLSFKELIRADIVSSGIIADISDNIHADLKDINLTVGVSNILDTIQPVSVKGSFEMSKIIASMDTINANISDAIGSFSMIPSKENREIVNYNVEYFSNDLNANMGSTYKIRTAAVGIKASAKYDEKQKNILLQWNPEFDFDISEGKIEIPDIEYPIFVPNLKMDYDSKVFNIHDGNFVIGNSAFHLKGDVKNVDGYLRDSTLLTAVFDFTSDNTDVNQLMDLVNGFGADSTDINDVELESPEDNPFMVPKGIDFRLNTLIKKATIGETVLESLGGHVTVKDGVLVLEEMGFTTRAARMELTAMYRSQRKNHLFVGFDLRLLDIDIEELIDIIPYVDSILPMLKSFKGNAEFYLDAETYLTSAYKPKMSTLRASSSITGKNLVLLDSDVFSQISKLLMFSKKTENLVDSVAVELTVFKDEVDLYPFLISIDKYQAVVAGRHNIDKDFSCDYHISITDTPLPIRLGLEVSGPVSDLKFKLVPTQYANLYNPKKRNVVQAQTLRLQQMIRDSLRDNLK
- a CDS encoding phosphatase PAP2 family protein, which codes for MWQYLDKLDKQIFLFLNGIHNNFFDGFFDIITTTVTWIPLFILLVYFIIKKYKKKSVIILLGVVVLIACTDMISAHIIKPLVGRLRPCHDESLAGLVHIVKDKCGGRYGFVSSHATNLFGIATYAFFVLRKYYKYIWLLFIWGAVIGYSRIYLGVHYPGDVLCGTILGILIATAIWLGVKAILIKRESLKTKNANQSTE
- the obgE gene encoding GTPase ObgE, which encodes MPQSNFVDYVKIFCKSGNGGSGSMHFHRSKKNPRGGPDGGNGGRGGNIIIKADPHKWTLLHLKYTKHIHAENGGSGSSNLKTGKNGGDVYLYVPLGTVAKDAETGEIIGEVVDEGNELILKHGGRGGMGNDHFKSATFQAPKFAQPGEEGQEGWIILELKILADVGLVGFPNAGKSTLLSVMSAAKPEIADYPFTTIVPNLGMVQYHGENSFVIADIPGIIEGAHKGKGLGHRFLRHIERNAVLLFMVPVSAQSISKEYQILLKELKKYNPELLDKPRLLAVTKSDIADDEMIKSAKRTLPKNIDNIFISSVTMYNIDSLKDKLWKILNE